From the Nodularia sp. NIES-3585 genome, one window contains:
- a CDS encoding glycogen debranching protein, producing the protein MKIWVNEQIDPSGMIYACIACCDESQAQDCHESFQGNLTASQKSAGWIAQLRIVNSWDEVPVNALKLD; encoded by the coding sequence ATGAAAATTTGGGTAAATGAGCAGATTGATCCTTCTGGGATGATTTATGCCTGTATTGCTTGTTGTGATGAATCGCAAGCCCAAGATTGCCATGAGTCCTTTCAAGGAAACTTGACCGCTAGCCAAAAATCAGCCGGCTGGATAGCACAATTGCGGATTGTTAATTCTTGGGATGAAGTGCCAGTTAATGCTCTGAAACTGGATTAA
- a CDS encoding DevA family ABC transporter ATP-binding protein produces the protein MLQNTGSANSPSNISVVEPVIAVHNLNHYFGGGNLRKQVLSEINLEINAGEIVIMTGPSGSGKTTLLTLMGGLRSAQEGSLKILGQEICGAKKGQLTRLRRQIGYIFQAHNLMTFLTAKDNVRMSIELHDEFFQQDINAKAIAMLETVGLGNHVNYYPENLSGGQKQRVAIARALVSHPKIVLADEPTAALDKKSGRDVVELMQKLAKEQGCTILLVTHDNRILDIADRIIYMEDGQLKTNDLDVATTMH, from the coding sequence ATGTTACAAAACACTGGATCAGCAAATTCCCCCTCAAATATCTCTGTTGTCGAACCTGTAATAGCTGTCCACAACCTGAATCATTACTTTGGCGGCGGGAACCTGCGTAAACAAGTCTTATCTGAGATTAATTTAGAGATTAACGCGGGTGAAATTGTGATTATGACTGGCCCCTCAGGCTCAGGAAAAACCACTCTCTTGACCCTCATGGGTGGATTACGCTCTGCCCAAGAAGGTAGTCTGAAAATTTTAGGACAAGAAATTTGTGGAGCCAAGAAAGGACAATTAACTAGGCTTCGCCGCCAGATTGGTTATATTTTTCAAGCACATAACCTGATGACTTTTTTAACAGCTAAAGACAATGTGCGGATGTCTATAGAATTGCATGACGAGTTTTTCCAACAGGATATCAACGCCAAAGCGATCGCGATGCTGGAAACTGTCGGTTTAGGAAATCATGTTAATTACTATCCAGAGAATCTGTCAGGGGGACAAAAACAAAGAGTTGCGATCGCTCGTGCTTTAGTCAGTCACCCTAAAATTGTTTTAGCCGATGAACCCACAGCTGCATTAGACAAAAAATCTGGGCGTGATGTGGTGGAATTAATGCAAAAGTTAGCTAAAGAACAAGGTTGTACAATCTTGCTGGTTACCCATGACAACCGGATTCTTGATATTGCTGATCGAATTATTTATATGGAAGATGGTCAGCTAAAAACTAATGATCTGGATGTGGCGACAACAATGCATTAA
- a CDS encoding DUF3445 domain-containing protein, translating into MKPDNHPACYFPLSNGRYEVKPGMMPFGCCLGNGEADQQVFQIDDHFSHYRQHKILARGESLSKYYQTCNYSQTVAGAIACLIIERLTQEHPQYFDCPKTAKTLKFHSRLTQETLYLNADWQLQQVQGSPIVPPYASTLDALAAQIQEDITVVCRAADGSNWLSAVHLCYPNHWSAESKIGKNFAAIHAPVAGMEKINLRGDAIVNTMIDQKPTVRFAWGLSTDTRLNHHPQPPLGISVNQWQGRSFDPQYPQLYLRIERQVIWGLPKYEAALFTIRTYFQDCRALKQDSVLRSKLCAAIESMTSESLVYKGLLESKASILHWLKHFG; encoded by the coding sequence GTGAAACCTGATAATCATCCAGCTTGTTATTTCCCCTTGAGCAATGGACGCTATGAAGTCAAGCCGGGAATGATGCCTTTTGGTTGCTGCTTGGGTAATGGTGAAGCTGATCAACAGGTGTTTCAAATTGATGATCATTTTAGCCATTACCGCCAGCATAAAATCTTAGCTCGTGGGGAAAGTTTGAGTAAATATTATCAGACTTGCAACTATTCTCAGACTGTAGCTGGTGCGATCGCTTGTTTAATAATTGAACGCCTCACTCAAGAACACCCGCAATATTTTGATTGTCCAAAAACAGCCAAGACGCTCAAATTCCATAGCCGACTAACTCAAGAAACTCTGTATTTAAATGCAGATTGGCAATTACAGCAAGTCCAAGGTAGTCCAATTGTTCCTCCTTACGCCTCTACTCTTGATGCTTTAGCCGCACAAATCCAAGAAGATATCACAGTTGTTTGCCGTGCTGCGGATGGTAGTAATTGGTTAAGTGCTGTGCATCTGTGCTATCCCAATCATTGGTCAGCCGAGTCAAAAATTGGGAAAAATTTTGCAGCGATTCATGCACCTGTAGCAGGTATGGAAAAAATCAATCTGCGGGGAGATGCTATTGTGAATACAATGATTGACCAAAAACCAACGGTGCGTTTTGCTTGGGGTTTGAGTACCGATACCCGTCTGAATCATCATCCTCAACCGCCCCTTGGTATATCAGTCAATCAATGGCAAGGTAGAAGTTTTGACCCGCAGTATCCCCAACTTTACCTGCGAATTGAGAGACAAGTAATTTGGGGACTACCGAAGTATGAAGCGGCACTGTTTACAATTCGGACTTATTTTCAAGATTGTCGGGCGCTCAAACAAGACTCAGTGCTACGATCTAAATTGTGTGCAGCAATTGAGTCGATGACTTCGGAATCACTTGTATATAAAGGTTTATTAGAAAGCAAAGCTAGTATCTTACACTGGCTAAAACATTTTGGTTAA
- a CDS encoding methylmalonic aciduria and homocystinuria type D protein, with protein sequence MVNYSPVYTSEQGCPINLVGETGQAVQISIHSPSQYICANCERILPDWKNQSGFWVVIVLQQSRYPLVKSTPEIETEKERLREKFMRFGCDLAFQLRDIGYLTDLIDPRTGYPLLSHPGEIPHNDTAVVKALLNYPVMKNKCRVLIHPLWGAAVYPSVLISAAPPIIIETFTKDIAPLHGWH encoded by the coding sequence ATGGTGAACTATTCCCCAGTTTACACTTCGGAGCAAGGCTGTCCTATTAATTTGGTTGGCGAAACAGGACAAGCGGTGCAAATTTCCATTCATTCACCCAGTCAGTATATCTGTGCCAACTGCGAACGGATATTACCAGATTGGAAAAATCAATCTGGTTTCTGGGTTGTCATTGTTTTACAGCAGTCACGTTATCCACTCGTAAAAAGTACGCCAGAAATCGAAACAGAGAAAGAACGCCTGCGGGAAAAATTTATGCGGTTTGGCTGTGATCTTGCATTTCAATTGCGCGATATTGGCTATTTAACCGACCTGATTGATCCTCGCACTGGCTATCCTTTACTTTCTCATCCGGGGGAAATTCCCCACAATGACACCGCAGTTGTCAAAGCCTTACTCAACTATCCAGTGATGAAAAACAAATGTCGGGTGCTGATTCATCCTCTCTGGGGTGCAGCAGTTTATCCCAGTGTTTTAATATCAGCAGCACCACCTATAATTATCGAAACTTTCACCAAAGATATTGCACCTTTACACGGATGGCATTAA